One segment of Prinia subflava isolate CZ2003 ecotype Zambia chromosome 11, Cam_Psub_1.2, whole genome shotgun sequence DNA contains the following:
- the LOC134556027 gene encoding cytochrome P450 2J2-like, translating to MLGITEIFVALVACLLILQFLKLQWMRTQLPPGPVPLPIIGNLWLLNFKLRRETLSKLTHIYGNIYTLWMGQTPLVVLNGYKAVKDGIVTHSEEVSGRPLTPFYRDMMGEKGIFLTNGHTWKQQRRFGMTIIRSLSLGKNNLEHQIQTEARHLVDTFANTKGKPFDPHTSIVRAIANIICAVVFGHCFSCEDESFSKLIKAIYFVIYFQGTIWGRVYDAFPWLMHHLPGPHQEVFAYNDFMHRLVMNEVEAHERQNTGDPQDLIDFYLAQITKTKDDPTSTFNKENMVQTVVDLLLGGTETTSTTLLWALLYMVQYPEIQEKVQREMEAVLEPSHVISYDDRKKLPYTNAVIHEALRYSNVTSVGVPRQCLRSTTLLGFHIKKGTLVLPNLHSVVYDTEHWATPWKFNPDHFLDLDGNFVNKEAFLPFSAGHRVCLGEQMARVELFIFFTNLLRAFTFQLPEGVKEINLEYILGAILQPHPYKLCAIPR from the exons ATGTTGGGGATTACTGAGATTTTTGTAGCTCTAGTAGCGTGTCTCCTGATTTTGCAGTTCCTCAAGCTGCAATGGATGCGTACCCAGCTCCCTCCAGGACCAGTTCCCCTCCCCATCATTGGAAATTTGTGGCTGCTGAACTTCAAACTTCGCCGAGAAACTCTCAGTAAG TTAACCCACATCTACGGAAACATCTACACTCTGTGGATGGGACAGACACCTCTGGTTGTGCTGAATGGATACAAAGCAGTAAAAGATGGCATCGTCACCCACTCAGAAGAAGTTTCTGGAAGACCTCTCACTCCTTTCTACAGGGATATGATGGGCGAGAAAG gtATTTTCCTGACAAATGGCCACacctggaagcagcagagacGCTTTGGCATGACAATTATAAGAAGCCTGTCACTTGGTAAGAACAATTTGGAGCATCAAATTCAAACAGAGGCCCGTCACCTTGTGGATACCtttgcaaatacaaaag GCAAACCTTTTGACCCCCACACTTCCATCGTCCGTGCAATTGCAAATATCATTTGTGCTGTTGTTTTCGGGCATTGCTTCTCCTGTGAGGATGAATCTTTCAGCAAACTCATCAAAGCTATTTATTTTGTGATCTACTTTCAAGGTACTATCTGGGGCAGG GTCTACGATGCCTTCCCATGGCTCATGCACCATCTCCCAGGGCCTCATCAGGAGGTGTTTGCCTACAACGACTTCATGCACAGATTAGTCATGAACGAGGTCGAGGCTCATGAGAGACAGAACACGGGTGATCCACAGGATCTCATTGACTTCTACCTGGCTCAAATAACAAAA ACCAAGGATGACCCTACTTCTACattcaataaagaaaatatgGTTCAGACTGTGGTTGATCTTTTGCTGGGAGGGACAGAAACAACAAGCACCACCCTTCTCTGGGCACTGCTCTACATGGTACAATACCCAGAAATACAAG AAAAGGTTCAAAGAGAGATGGAGGCTGTTCTGGAACCCTCCCACGTCATCAGCTATGACGACCGCAAGAAGCTGCCCTACACAAACGCTGTGATTCACGAGGCTTTGCGCTACAGCAACGTCACCTCTGTTGGGGTTCCCCGACAGTGCCTGAGGAGCACAACTCTGCTGGGTTTTCACATTAAAAAG GGCACGCTTGTGTTGCCAAATCTGCACTCTGTGGTGTATGACACTGAGCACTGGGCAACCCCTTGGAAGTTCAACCCAGATCATTTTCTAGATTTGGATGGCAACTTTGTGAACAAAGAGGCATTCTTACCTTTCTCAGCAG GGCACCGTGTATGTTTGGGGGAACAGATGGCACGAGTTGAACTCTTCATCTTCTTTACCAACCTCCTTCGAGCATTTACATTCCAGCTCCCCGAGGGAGTGAAGGAAATCAATCTGGAGTACATTTTGGGTGCAATACTGCAGCCACATCCATATAAACTCTGTGCTATTCCACGCTAG